Proteins from one Deltaproteobacteria bacterium genomic window:
- a CDS encoding nickel-dependent hydrogenase large subunit → MARITIDPLTRIEGHLKIDVEIEGGKVKDAWTTGTLFRGFEIILHGRDPRDAWHITQRICGVCPTSHGHASSMSMDDAFKVKPPDNGRIIRNIIEGAQFVHSHILWFYHLNALDYVDVVSALKAQPKEASLKKVQKKLKSFVESGQLGPFANAYWGHPAYKLPADVNLLAVAHYLEALEMQAKAAQVSALFGGRMPMTMTSPPGGVTHVPTVDDLKNYLYRVKELQDWIDNVFITDVLAIAPFYLDYAAVGKGPANFLSWGGFEDASFDPKKRLLPRGVLYASDFPKVHEAKPEDVMEHTMHGWYKNAKPLNPSVGVTDPEYSGYDPNKKYTWAKAPRLKNKPMEVGALARMLVAYASGQPTATKMINSTLAAIGHANKPEVLLGVIGRIAARALECKMVADSMFQWGLDIAENIKKGNAAVYKEYTIPDKAQGIGLWEAPRGALGHWIDVDGKKIKNYQCVVPTTWNCSPRDDSGVRGPIEDALIGTKVVNAEKPLEILRVVHSFDPCLACTVHVIHPESNRIMDFKVS, encoded by the coding sequence ATGGCCAGGATTACTATTGACCCACTTACAAGAATTGAAGGACACCTGAAGATCGACGTTGAGATCGAAGGCGGTAAAGTAAAGGATGCATGGACGACCGGCACATTGTTTCGGGGCTTCGAGATCATTCTGCATGGCAGGGACCCGAGGGATGCCTGGCACATTACTCAGCGTATCTGCGGTGTCTGTCCCACCTCCCACGGCCATGCCTCCAGTATGAGCATGGACGATGCCTTTAAGGTGAAACCGCCGGACAACGGCCGGATCATCAGGAACATCATTGAAGGTGCGCAGTTTGTTCACTCCCATATCCTCTGGTTCTACCATTTGAATGCTCTTGACTACGTTGATGTCGTCTCAGCACTCAAGGCGCAGCCCAAAGAGGCCTCGCTTAAGAAAGTCCAGAAGAAGCTTAAATCGTTTGTAGAATCCGGTCAGCTCGGCCCCTTTGCAAATGCGTACTGGGGCCATCCGGCATACAAGCTGCCGGCGGATGTGAACCTACTTGCTGTTGCGCACTATCTCGAAGCGCTCGAGATGCAGGCAAAGGCTGCTCAGGTCAGTGCACTCTTCGGCGGAAGGATGCCGATGACCATGACGAGCCCTCCGGGAGGCGTTACGCATGTGCCGACCGTTGATGACCTGAAGAACTACCTGTACCGCGTGAAGGAGCTTCAGGACTGGATTGACAATGTGTTCATCACTGATGTCCTTGCCATTGCTCCGTTCTATCTCGATTATGCAGCAGTCGGGAAAGGGCCCGCTAACTTCCTTTCCTGGGGCGGGTTCGAGGACGCATCGTTTGATCCCAAGAAACGGCTCCTTCCGAGGGGTGTGTTATACGCTTCGGACTTCCCGAAAGTTCACGAGGCCAAGCCTGAGGACGTTATGGAGCATACGATGCACGGTTGGTATAAGAACGCCAAGCCCCTCAACCCGAGCGTCGGGGTAACGGATCCCGAATATAGCGGATACGATCCCAACAAGAAATACACTTGGGCAAAGGCGCCCCGGTTGAAGAACAAACCTATGGAAGTCGGAGCACTCGCCCGGATGCTCGTGGCATATGCTTCAGGCCAGCCCACGGCAACAAAGATGATCAACAGCACCCTGGCCGCGATTGGGCATGCTAATAAACCCGAGGTACTCCTTGGTGTCATCGGAAGGATCGCAGCGCGGGCGTTGGAGTGCAAGATGGTGGCAGACTCCATGTTCCAATGGGGTCTCGATATTGCCGAGAACATCAAGAAGGGAAATGCAGCAGTCTACAAGGAGTATACTATCCCCGATAAGGCCCAGGGAATAGGCCTCTGGGAGGCGCCTCGTGGCGCTCTCGGACACTGGATCGACGTGGACGGGAAGAAAATCAAAAATTACCAGTGCGTCGTACCGACGACCTGGAATTGCTCTCCTCGTGACGACAGCGGCGTACGCGGGCCCATTGAAGACGCCTTGATCGGCACCAAGGTTGTGAATGCAGAGAAGCCGCTCGAAATCTTGCGCGTGGTCCACTCCTTCGATCCGTGTCTTGCATGCACTGTGCATGTGATCCATCCCGAATCGAACCGGATCATGGATTTCAAAGTCAGTTAA
- the cybH gene encoding Ni/Fe-hydrogenase, b-type cytochrome subunit codes for MEKEKVREWSLGYLLDHWTRVVAIVVLIFTGFYIHWPFIAGGPESFIMAWMRFFHFVAAYALILGLVVRVYMAFRSTFDSDWKDFGIIQNIKNVPDILSYYLFINKSHKDYRKYNPLQALAYLFLGVVIVFSALTGLAVYHGNLFGFIPAPDSFRWVSTMLGGESYTRIWHILTMWVFIIFVLVHVYLSLMASLVNKDNTFTSIFTGFKLKKH; via the coding sequence ATGGAAAAAGAAAAAGTACGGGAGTGGAGCCTTGGCTACCTCCTGGATCATTGGACTAGGGTCGTAGCCATCGTGGTGTTAATTTTCACCGGCTTCTATATTCACTGGCCGTTTATAGCCGGGGGGCCGGAAAGCTTCATCATGGCCTGGATGCGGTTTTTCCATTTCGTTGCAGCCTATGCGCTCATACTGGGTCTCGTGGTGAGAGTATATATGGCATTCCGTTCGACGTTTGACAGCGACTGGAAGGATTTTGGGATTATCCAGAACATAAAGAACGTTCCGGATATTCTCAGCTACTATCTTTTCATCAACAAATCGCATAAGGACTATCGGAAGTACAACCCGCTGCAGGCGCTTGCCTACTTGTTTCTAGGCGTTGTGATAGTCTTTTCGGCATTAACGGGCCTTGCCGTCTATCATGGGAATTTGTTCGGGTTCATTCCGGCGCCTGACAGCTTCCGATGGGTAAGCACGATGCTCGGCGGTGAGTCTTACACGCGGATATGGCACATCCTCACGATGTGGGTATTTATAATCTTTGTGCTTGTCCACGTGTACTTGAGCCTTATGGCGTCCCTGGTGAACAAAGATAATACCTTCACCTCTATCTTTACAGGCTTTAAGCTCAAAAAACACTAA
- a CDS encoding HyaD/HybD family hydrogenase maturation endopeptidase, producing MVSDEQLRGGVNAPPRNVLILGVGNLLLTDDGFGVHVINALKNTAFPENITLLEAGTVSHQLIPMLREIDVLIVVDVVEAGDTPGSIFKFSPDDLQFKSEQKFSLHQISLIDVLHMAEMTGGKPKTIIIAVQPKDVSSWSLELSNEVRAVIPKVVELIFEELKKEQALPA from the coding sequence ATGGTTTCTGACGAACAGCTACGGGGAGGCGTGAATGCGCCTCCCCGAAATGTTTTAATTCTGGGTGTAGGAAATCTGCTGCTCACCGATGACGGTTTTGGCGTCCATGTCATCAATGCCCTCAAGAATACCGCATTCCCCGAAAACATCACATTGCTCGAGGCAGGAACAGTCAGTCACCAATTGATCCCTATGCTGCGAGAGATCGACGTTCTTATTGTCGTGGACGTGGTTGAGGCCGGTGATACGCCTGGGTCCATATTTAAATTCTCGCCTGATGACCTGCAGTTCAAGTCCGAACAGAAGTTCTCGCTTCACCAGATCAGTCTTATCGATGTTCTTCATATGGCAGAGATGACGGGAGGAAAACCGAAGACCATCATCATCGCTGTCCAACCCAAAGATGTTTCTTCATGGTCTCTTGAACTGAGCAATGAAGTCAGGGCCGTAATCCCGAAAGTCGTGGAGTTGATATTCGAGGAACTGAAAAAGGAACAGGCTCTCCCAGCATGA
- the hypC gene encoding HypC/HybG/HupF family hydrogenase formation chaperone, producing the protein MCLAIPARVISMDDLIATIDVYGARRQVSLMLLPEEPRIGDYVLVHAGFAIKKIEKERVESGEIMHEASIALSILDIVQSKCLEEGYNSVDSIRVRIGKAAGILPDALVFAFDAAKIDSIANNAKLEIESVSVGGTCNDCKKAFNAAEGAQFMFACPHCGSKSFEITSGREMEIVHMEANV; encoded by the coding sequence ATGTGTCTCGCCATTCCCGCACGTGTTATCAGTATGGATGATCTTATCGCTACGATTGATGTATACGGCGCTCGCAGGCAGGTGAGCCTCATGCTTCTGCCGGAGGAACCTCGGATAGGGGACTATGTCCTTGTTCATGCAGGTTTCGCGATTAAAAAGATTGAGAAAGAACGAGTCGAATCAGGAGAAATCATGCACGAAGCATCCATTGCCCTCAGTATTCTTGATATCGTACAGTCCAAATGCTTGGAGGAGGGCTATAACTCCGTGGACTCGATCAGGGTCCGGATCGGAAAGGCAGCCGGCATCCTCCCCGATGCCCTGGTCTTCGCCTTCGATGCTGCGAAAATCGATTCGATAGCCAACAACGCGAAACTCGAGATTGAGTCTGTTTCCGTCGGCGGTACCTGCAACGACTGCAAAAAAGCATTTAACGCTGCGGAAGGCGCTCAGTTCATGTTTGCCTGTCCCCATTGCGGTTCTAAATCCTTTGAGATCACCAGCGGCCGAGAGATGGAGATTGTTCATATGGAGGCAAACGTATGA
- a CDS encoding acylphosphatase has product MGQMALRAQIIVKGIVQGVGFRPFVYNLAGSLDLKGYVTNTSEGVFIDVEGTGISEFIRRLKNEAPPLSQITEVSVNPHPFHGFSDFSIHKSTDQAGRQPFTLVSTDVSICGDCLRELRDPAMTVTHVMKRDALK; this is encoded by the coding sequence ATGGGCCAAATGGCTCTCCGGGCTCAGATCATAGTCAAAGGCATCGTGCAGGGTGTCGGCTTCAGGCCCTTTGTCTATAACCTTGCAGGGTCACTCGATCTCAAAGGATATGTGACCAACACGAGCGAGGGCGTCTTTATCGACGTCGAGGGAACAGGAATCTCAGAGTTCATCCGGAGACTTAAAAATGAAGCGCCGCCGCTCTCGCAGATAACCGAAGTTTCCGTTAATCCCCATCCCTTTCACGGTTTTTCCGATTTTTCCATCCACAAGAGCACTGATCAGGCTGGTCGTCAGCCGTTTACCCTGGTCTCGACGGATGTCTCGATCTGCGGCGACTGTCTGCGAGAACTGAGAGATCCGGCAATGACCGTAACGCATGTCATGAAGCGGGACGCCCTTAAATAA